A region of uncultured Carboxylicivirga sp. DNA encodes the following proteins:
- the galA gene encoding beta-galactosidase GalA → MSLNRKIALLLGLLVLIPSIYAQVVRERINFDKDWKFTYGHPTDVEKDFNTGTSYFTYLAKAGFGDGAAAVSFDDRTWRPLNLPHDWAVEVPFDAKGSHSHGYKAIGRNFPDVSVGWYRKHFTIDEKDFGKQIFIDFDGVSRDAMVWVNGHYLGNESSGYQSFGYNITDLINYGGENVVAVRADVTIEEGWYYEGAGIYRHVWLRKTSPLHVQKDGTFVYADIDADKANVTVKTEIENRGIDSSIFVVSQQVINAEGKVLAEAKSEENTLAAMAKGEVDLSMVVSNPHLWSLEDPYLHTVITQILVDGKVIDEYKTRTGFRTVHFDADKGFFLNGKHVKLKGTNNHQDHAGVGCAMPDELIRWRLQQLKNFGSNAYRSSHNPATPELLSMCDEMGILVIDENRLMGSHQEAFDEVERLIRRDRNHPSIFVWSMGNEEWGIECNVLGERITTTMQNFARTIDPTRPMNAAVSGGCNQGVSAAVEVMGYNYLGQWDTDKHHELFPNQPSMGTEEGSTWATRGIYFDDPEKHYMRAYDHLPRPSWETIETSWKHYAERDYLAGMFIWTGFDYRGEPTPYAWPSITSYFGMMDLCGFPKDNVFYLKSWWGNEPVLHLLPHWNWTGKEGDTIQVWAYSNCEEVELFLNGKTQGRKKMEVNGHLEWPVVYQPGKLKAVGYANGKKIMEEIVETTTDPYKIELAAHKTMLKNCANDVSVVTVKVLDKKGRAVPVADNLIEFTIEGLGKLIGVGNGNPTSLEKDKFIDDYKVIQTPKIRKYDLGEIEVDLPEAATAVLEKDSKNKMMVTEFDLSKEYVTNGQFIWYSKKVGDNLQAYLNGVNIQPIEGDLDNRAVFKIDNSLLKEGTNNLVLVGLPLAPPNQWDEPNKHLGDIQMVKTADQWKRKLFNGLAQIIVQPDESGSGEIILNATSNGLKSTKLIITVE, encoded by the coding sequence ATGAGTTTAAATCGAAAAATTGCTTTGTTATTAGGGTTATTGGTATTAATACCGAGTATATATGCCCAGGTTGTTAGAGAAAGAATCAATTTTGATAAGGATTGGAAATTTACATACGGACATCCGACTGATGTTGAAAAAGATTTTAACACCGGAACAAGCTATTTTACCTATCTGGCAAAAGCAGGTTTTGGTGATGGAGCTGCAGCTGTTTCATTCGACGACAGAACATGGCGTCCTTTGAATTTACCTCACGATTGGGCAGTTGAAGTTCCTTTTGATGCCAAAGGTAGCCATAGCCATGGTTATAAGGCAATAGGTCGAAATTTTCCGGATGTTAGTGTGGGTTGGTATCGTAAGCATTTTACGATTGATGAGAAGGATTTTGGCAAGCAGATTTTTATTGATTTCGATGGAGTTTCGCGGGATGCTATGGTTTGGGTTAACGGACATTATCTGGGGAATGAGTCAAGCGGCTATCAGAGCTTCGGTTATAATATTACAGACCTAATAAATTATGGCGGAGAGAATGTTGTTGCTGTTAGGGCTGATGTTACCATCGAAGAAGGTTGGTATTACGAAGGAGCAGGTATCTATCGCCACGTTTGGCTGCGCAAGACATCACCTTTACATGTTCAAAAAGACGGAACCTTTGTTTATGCAGATATCGATGCTGATAAAGCCAACGTTACCGTTAAAACAGAGATTGAAAATCGAGGAATAGATTCATCAATATTTGTTGTTAGTCAGCAAGTAATCAATGCTGAGGGTAAAGTTTTGGCTGAGGCTAAAAGTGAAGAAAATACTTTAGCAGCAATGGCAAAAGGTGAAGTGGATTTATCAATGGTTGTTAGTAATCCTCATTTATGGTCACTTGAGGATCCATACTTACATACCGTTATTACTCAAATTTTAGTGGATGGAAAAGTAATTGATGAATATAAGACCCGTACTGGTTTTAGAACAGTTCATTTCGATGCTGATAAAGGATTTTTCTTAAATGGTAAACATGTAAAACTAAAAGGAACCAATAATCATCAGGATCATGCTGGTGTAGGTTGTGCTATGCCTGATGAGTTAATTCGCTGGCGTTTGCAACAACTGAAGAATTTTGGAAGCAATGCTTATCGTAGTTCACATAATCCGGCAACACCTGAATTATTGTCTATGTGTGACGAAATGGGAATTTTGGTTATCGACGAAAATCGATTAATGGGAAGCCATCAGGAAGCTTTTGATGAGGTAGAGCGATTGATCCGTCGTGACCGTAATCATCCTAGTATTTTTGTTTGGTCGATGGGTAATGAAGAATGGGGCATTGAGTGTAATGTTTTGGGTGAGAGAATCACCACTACGATGCAAAATTTTGCGCGAACCATTGATCCAACCCGTCCGATGAATGCTGCTGTAAGTGGAGGTTGTAATCAGGGTGTTTCTGCAGCAGTTGAAGTGATGGGGTACAATTACCTGGGACAATGGGATACGGATAAGCATCATGAGTTATTTCCAAATCAACCTTCAATGGGTACAGAGGAAGGTTCTACCTGGGCAACCCGTGGGATATATTTTGATGATCCTGAAAAGCACTATATGAGAGCCTACGATCATTTACCACGTCCTTCATGGGAAACCATTGAAACCAGCTGGAAACATTATGCTGAACGTGATTACCTGGCTGGAATGTTTATCTGGACTGGTTTTGATTATCGAGGCGAACCAACACCTTATGCATGGCCATCAATAACCTCGTATTTTGGGATGATGGATTTATGTGGTTTTCCCAAAGACAATGTTTTCTACCTGAAATCGTGGTGGGGTAATGAGCCTGTTTTACATTTGCTTCCTCACTGGAACTGGACTGGAAAAGAAGGTGATACCATACAGGTTTGGGCATACAGCAACTGTGAGGAAGTGGAGTTATTCCTGAATGGTAAAACACAAGGTCGAAAAAAAATGGAGGTTAATGGTCATTTGGAGTGGCCTGTTGTTTATCAACCCGGAAAATTAAAAGCGGTTGGTTATGCCAACGGGAAAAAAATAATGGAGGAAATTGTTGAAACAACTACTGATCCATATAAGATTGAGTTAGCAGCGCATAAAACCATGTTGAAAAATTGCGCTAACGATGTTTCTGTTGTAACGGTTAAAGTATTGGATAAAAAAGGCCGGGCAGTGCCAGTAGCTGATAATTTAATAGAGTTTACGATAGAAGGACTAGGAAAACTAATTGGCGTTGGTAACGGAAATCCAACTTCATTGGAAAAAGATAAATTTATCGATGATTATAAAGTGATTCAAACGCCTAAGATTAGGAAATACGATTTAGGAGAAATAGAAGTGGATCTGCCAGAAGCTGCAACAGCTGTTTTAGAGAAAGATTCGAAGAATAAAATGATGGTAACAGAATTTGATCTTTCAAAAGAATATGTGACCAACGGCCAATTCATCTGGTACTCTAAAAAAGTTGGAGATAATCTGCAGGCATATTTAAATGGAGTAAATATTCAACCTATTGAAGGAGATTTAGATAATAGGGCAGTGTTCAAGATTGATAATTCGTTGTTGAAAGAAGGTACTAATAATCTTGTTTTAGTTGGATTACCTTTAGCTCCACCAAATCAATGGGACGAACCAAATAAACATTTAGGCGATATTCAAATGGTGAAAACTGCTGATCAGTGGAAAAGAAAATTATTTAATGGATTAGCACAGATTATCGTTCAACCAGATGAGAGTGGGTCAGGAGAAATTATTTTAAATGCAACATCCAACGGACTTAAAAGCACAAAACTTATTATTACGGTTGAATAA
- a CDS encoding alpha-L-arabinofuranosidase C-terminal domain-containing protein, translating to MRIQSILLLAVLLMSTTVFAQNKITANTEKAETVINRDIYGHFAEHLGRCIYDGFYVGEGSSIENVRGFRVDVINALREMQIPLLRWPGGCFADTYNWKDGIGPKSERPSIVNVHWGGVTEDNSFGTHEFMDFCELIGADAYINLNVGSGSVREAKEWVEYMTSSNKSPMTEWRKQNGREEPWKVKYWGIGNENWGCGGNMTPEYYADLYRNYATYCHGADYKIAGGANVADYNWTEVLMKKLEHYKHIVDGLSLHYYTHPGGWSHKGSARDFDEAEYHLTMRKTLYMEELINNHSAIMDKYDPKKEIDMIVDEWGAWYDCEPGTNPGFLYQQNTLRDAILAGIHLNIFNNHADRIKMANIAQMINVIQSVILTREDKMLLTPTYYIFKMYSVHQDATLVPLDVQTEMYKVDDEQVPALNASASIKDGKLSMTVCNLNPNKDEEIEYTFDNQKYKNATGLIVTGEKLQSLNDFDQPEQVSLKEFKVGKPKNGTVKLKIPAKSVVLITLE from the coding sequence ATGAGAATTCAATCTATTCTTCTTCTTGCAGTACTGTTAATGTCAACAACAGTATTTGCTCAAAACAAAATTACGGCCAATACTGAAAAGGCTGAAACTGTTATCAACAGAGATATTTATGGCCATTTTGCTGAACATTTGGGACGTTGTATTTATGATGGTTTTTATGTTGGCGAAGGTTCATCTATTGAAAATGTCCGAGGTTTTCGTGTAGATGTGATTAATGCATTACGTGAAATGCAAATTCCTTTGTTGCGATGGCCTGGAGGCTGTTTTGCCGATACATATAACTGGAAAGATGGTATCGGACCCAAAAGTGAGCGTCCTTCCATTGTTAATGTTCACTGGGGAGGCGTAACGGAAGATAATAGTTTTGGAACCCATGAGTTTATGGATTTTTGTGAGTTGATTGGTGCAGATGCCTATATTAATCTGAATGTTGGATCCGGTTCGGTGCGCGAAGCTAAAGAGTGGGTTGAATATATGACTTCATCCAATAAAAGTCCAATGACTGAGTGGCGTAAACAAAATGGACGGGAAGAACCATGGAAAGTAAAATATTGGGGAATTGGTAACGAAAACTGGGGTTGTGGTGGAAATATGACGCCAGAGTATTATGCCGACCTGTATCGCAACTATGCAACTTATTGCCATGGTGCTGACTATAAAATTGCTGGAGGCGCTAATGTTGCTGATTATAACTGGACAGAAGTGTTGATGAAGAAGCTTGAGCACTATAAGCATATTGTTGACGGACTTTCGCTTCATTATTATACTCATCCCGGAGGATGGTCACATAAAGGATCTGCCAGAGATTTTGATGAAGCCGAGTATCACCTTACCATGAGAAAAACCTTATATATGGAGGAGTTGATTAATAATCACTCTGCCATTATGGATAAATATGATCCAAAGAAGGAAATAGATATGATCGTAGATGAGTGGGGAGCATGGTATGATTGTGAGCCGGGTACAAACCCTGGATTTCTATATCAACAAAACACCTTGAGAGATGCAATCTTGGCAGGAATTCATTTGAATATCTTCAACAATCATGCTGATCGTATTAAAATGGCAAACATTGCCCAGATGATTAATGTGATACAGTCAGTTATTTTAACGCGTGAGGATAAAATGTTGTTAACACCTACTTACTACATCTTTAAAATGTACAGTGTTCATCAGGATGCTACTTTGGTTCCTTTAGATGTTCAAACAGAAATGTACAAAGTGGATGATGAACAGGTTCCGGCATTAAATGCTTCAGCATCCATTAAAGATGGTAAACTAAGCATGACTGTTTGTAATTTGAATCCAAACAAGGACGAGGAAATTGAATATACTTTTGATAATCAGAAATATAAAAATGCTACAGGACTGATTGTTACAGGAGAAAAATTACAGTCGTTAAACGATTTTGATCAACCGGAACAAGTATCATTAAAAGAATTTAAAGTTGGCAAACCAAAGAATGGTACAGTGAAATTAAAAATTCCTGCAAAATCTGTTGTTTTGATTACTTTGGAATAG
- a CDS encoding family 43 glycosylhydrolase gives MRYFPYLIILVSVIGLQACSMKPVEKKRNPYTDDYTEISSLSHRNQWNAANVHDPSCIKVGDTYYVYATGAYFTPPNINFKDDSVHIGKLPIRSSKDLVNWNFEGWVFDETPNEAFAYVKSVNGGHAADNMWAPFIRKVGDEYRLYYSVSYFGSNASFIGMATSESPLGPWEDKGEIVKTTRESKMNAIDPSVITDKKTGKDWMVYGSYFGGLYCMELNTETGLALTPGDKGHLIARLENGKDRVIEAPEIVYNEELDMYYLFVSYDSLFSFYNLRVGRSESPEGPFLDYFGNDLKDTTDNYPILTHSYMFKNHPGWNGNAHCAVLNDIGKYYVMHQGRLAPENLALQMHVREVNWLSNGWPVLSPERYNIIENKDKIEKEELTGSWEIIELQNIPDKKLYTPGGWQYKPEAFNVSVEATFTTNGEVRVEKMEQIKNFDLKDGVLYLAGDETSKIECAIFRGWDWEQECETILFSGILPSGHGIWGKKVTPLK, from the coding sequence ATGAGATATTTTCCCTACTTAATAATTTTGGTAAGTGTTATTGGGCTACAGGCTTGCAGCATGAAACCTGTTGAAAAGAAACGTAATCCATACACTGATGATTATACTGAGATTTCAAGTTTAAGTCATCGTAATCAATGGAATGCGGCCAATGTTCATGATCCATCTTGTATAAAAGTAGGTGATACATATTATGTGTATGCAACAGGAGCCTATTTTACACCTCCTAATATTAATTTTAAGGATGACAGTGTTCATATAGGAAAACTTCCGATAAGAAGTTCAAAAGATCTTGTAAACTGGAATTTTGAAGGATGGGTATTTGATGAGACACCAAATGAAGCCTTTGCATATGTGAAAAGTGTGAACGGTGGTCATGCAGCTGATAATATGTGGGCGCCTTTCATACGTAAAGTGGGTGATGAGTATCGTTTATATTACTCCGTTTCTTATTTTGGATCCAATGCATCTTTTATAGGTATGGCAACTTCCGAATCACCTTTAGGACCATGGGAAGATAAGGGTGAAATTGTGAAAACCACTCGTGAAAGTAAAATGAATGCAATTGATCCATCCGTAATCACAGACAAAAAAACTGGTAAAGACTGGATGGTATATGGATCATACTTTGGAGGGTTATATTGCATGGAACTGAATACCGAAACAGGTTTAGCTTTAACTCCCGGAGATAAAGGTCATTTGATAGCTCGTCTTGAAAATGGAAAAGATCGGGTGATAGAAGCCCCTGAGATTGTATACAACGAAGAACTGGATATGTATTATCTCTTTGTATCATATGACTCTTTATTCAGCTTTTATAATCTGCGTGTTGGTCGTTCTGAATCACCAGAGGGTCCTTTCCTGGATTATTTTGGAAACGATTTGAAAGATACCACAGATAACTATCCAATTCTAACTCATAGTTATATGTTTAAGAATCATCCCGGATGGAATGGAAATGCCCACTGTGCTGTATTAAACGATATTGGAAAGTATTATGTAATGCATCAGGGTAGATTGGCTCCCGAAAATCTGGCGCTGCAAATGCATGTGCGTGAGGTGAACTGGTTATCAAATGGCTGGCCTGTGTTGTCACCAGAACGATATAATATTATTGAGAATAAAGATAAGATTGAAAAGGAGGAATTAACCGGATCATGGGAAATTATTGAGTTGCAGAATATACCCGATAAAAAATTATATACTCCCGGAGGTTGGCAGTATAAACCAGAAGCTTTCAATGTTTCTGTTGAAGCAACTTTTACAACAAATGGTGAAGTGAGAGTTGAAAAAATGGAACAAATTAAAAATTTTGATTTAAAGGATGGAGTTCTTTATCTTGCGGGTGATGAAACAAGCAAAATTGAATGTGCTATCTTCAGAGGATGGGATTGGGAACAGGAATGTGAAACCATTCTGTTCAGTGGTATTTTGCCAAGCGGTCACGGAATCTGGGGTAAAAAAGTAACACCTCTTAAATAA